From Acidobacteriota bacterium:
CCAGGAACCCGCGCGCCAACGGGCTCCACGGGATGATCCCGATGCCCTCGGCGCGGCACAGCGGGAGCATCTCGCGCTCCTCCTCGCGGTAGACGAGGTTGTAGTGGTTCTGCATCGACACGAAGCGCGCCCAACCGTGACGCTCGGACACCTGCAGCATCTGCCCGAACTGCCAGGCGTACATGCTCGACGCCCCGATGTAGCGCGCCTTGCCGGCGCGGACGATGTCGTTCAGCGCCTCCAGGGTCTCCTCGATCGGGGTGTGCGGATCGAACCGGTGGATCTGGTAGAGGTCGACGTAATCGGTCCCGAGCCGCCGCAGCGAGGCGTCGATGGCGTCGAACAGGTGCTTGCGGGACAGGCCCCGGTCGTTCGGGCCGTCGCCCATGGGGAAGAACGCCTTGGTGGCGATGACCACCTGGTCGCGCGTCGTGAAGTCGTTCAGCGCGCGGCCGACGATCTCCTCGCTGACGCCGCGGGAGTACATGTCCGCGGTGTCGAAGAAGTTGATGCCGGCGTCGAGCGCGCGTCGGATGAACGGACGGCTGGCCTCCTCGGGCAGGATCCAGGGACGCCAGGCCGTCGACCCGAAGGTCATCGTGCCGAGGCAGAGGCGGGAGACACGCAGGCCGGTACGGCCGAGGTTGACGCATTCCATGTCTTGTCTCGTGAGGTCCGGCCCGGGGGACGGCGGCCCGGACGCACTGCGCCTCCCCGTGGCGTCAGCCACGCGCGGGGCCGGCCGTGCGGCGCCGTGGCCGCGCCGGTTCAGGGCACCGTGTGGTAGTGGCCGTGCGCCGCATCCCACACCTGACGCGAACCTCCGCCGTCCGCGGTGAAGGTGTAGACGAGCACTCCCGCGATGGCCACGAGGACCGCGATGAGCGCGTAGGTGCCGAACTCGCTTCCGCCGTCCTGCTTGTCGGCGCAGCACTGCTTGTACTTGCGCCCGCTCCCGCACGGACAGGGGTCGTTCCGGCCGGCCTTAGCTGCTGCCATGATCTCGACTCCACGGCCAGTATACTGCCGCACGGTCCCGCGGCGGAACCCTGCCGACGGCCGGCAGGCTCGACGAGAACACGATGACCGAAACGGACGAAAAGCGCCTGAACGATGCGCACTGCCACTTCTTCTCGGCCGGGTTCTTCGACGCCCTGGCCCGCGATCCCGCGGCCCCGCCGGTGGCGGACCCGGCGGTCGATCTGCCGGCCGCGCTCGGCTGGGACCCGCCGGGGGACCCCGAGCGGCTGGCCGACCGCTGGGTGGCCGAGCTCGATCGCCACGGCGTGCGGCGCGCCGCCCTCATGGCCAGCGTCCCCGGCGACGAGACGTCCGTCGCGGCCGCGGTCGTGCGGCATCCGTCCCGCTTCGCCGGCCTGTTCATGGTGAACCCCACCGCGCCGGGCGCCGAGGCGGATGTCCGGCGAGGCTTCGGGGAGCACGGCCTGCGCTGCGCCTGCCTGTTCCCCGCGATGCACCGTTTCGCCCTCGACGACGAATGCGTCACGGCCGTCTTTCGGGCGGCGGCCGACCACGGCCGCGCCGTCTTCGTCCACTGCGGCGTGCTGTCGGTCGGCGTCCGCCGCAAGCTCGGCCTGGCGTCGCGCTTCGATGTCCGGCTCGGCGATCCGCTCGCGGTCGCGCAGGTCGCTTGCGCTTTCCCCGACGTCCCGGTGATCGTCCCGCACTTCGGAGCCGGCTTCCTCCGCGAGGCGCTGATGGCCGCCGACCTCGCGGCGAACATCCACGTCGATACGTCGAGCTCGAACGGCTGGACGAGGTACACGCCCGGATTGAGCCTGACCGACGTGTTCCGCCGGGCGCTGGCGGTGCTGGGACCGCAGCGCATCCTGTTCGGATCGGACTCGTCGTTCTTTCCGCGGGGCTGGCAGCGGCCGATTCACGAGGCCCAGTGCGCCGTGCTGGACGCGATCGACCTGGATGCGGAAGGCCGCGCGGCGATCTTCGCGGACAACTTCGACCGCGTGTTCGGGACCGCCGGAACCCTCTCGCCGCCGACCGATTGACGCCCGACATCCACCTACGGGACCAGTAGCAGCTTCCCGGTGTGGACGCTCGACTCCATGACCCGGTGCGCCTCGGCCGCGTCGGCCAGCGGGTAGGTGGCGTGCACGATCGGCCGCAGCTCGTCCGACGCGAACCGCGGCCAGACACGGGCGCGCAGGGCCGTCATGATCTCCGCCTTCTGCGCGATCGACCGGGCTCGCAAGGTCGCCCCGGTCACGGTCAGGCGGCGGGACATCAGGCGCGCCAGGTCGAGTTCGGCCTGCGCCCCCTCCATGAGGGCGATGATCACCAGGCGGCCTTCGATGGCGAGAGACGCGAGATTGCGCTCCAGATAGGCGCCGCCGACCATGTCCAGGATGAGGTCGACGCCCCGGCCGCCGGTCGCCTCGCCCAGAACCGCCGCGAAGTCCTCCGCGCGGTAGTCGATGGCGCGCTCGGCGCCGAGTTCGACGCAGGCCGCGCACTTGGCCGGCGTCCCGGCGGTGGCGAATACGCGCGCCCCGAACAGGCGCGCGAGCTGGATGGCCACGGTTCCGATGCCGCTCGACCCGCCGTGCACCAGCAGGGATTCGCCCGCCTCGAGCCGGCCGCGGTCGATGACGTTGGTCCAGACCGTGGCGTACGCCTCCGGCAGCGCCGCCGCTTCGATCAGCGACACGCCCGCGGGAATAGGCAGACACTGGGGGGCCGGCGCGAGGCAGTACTCGGCGTACCCGCCGCCGGTGAGCAACGCGCATACCTGGTCGCCCACGGCCAGGTCGGCAACGCCCTGCCCCACCGCCGCGACCGTTCCCGACACCTCCAGTCCCAGTACGTCGGAGGCGCCGGGCGGCGGCGGGTAGTTCCCCTTGCGCTGCATCGTGTCGGCGCGGTTGACGCCGGCCGCCGCGACCCGGATCGATACCTCGCCCGGACCGGGAACGGGCACCGGTCGGGTCCCGACCTCAAGCGCCTCGGGCGGACCGGACTCGGTGATCTCGACGACGCGCATGGTTCCGGGAATCGCCATCTGCATACTCCTCGATGTCCTGACGCGCCACGGCGCCCGGCGGCGCCGCGTCCGGGCCGGCGGGCCTCGGCGCGCGAGTATAATTCGTGTCACATGTACTGGTTGCAGTCGCGCCGCGCGCCTCTCTCGCGGAGCCGCCGATCATGGCCGTGACCATCAAGCGGGTCATGCTGTGGCAGACGGAGATCAGGAACGAGCCGGGCGCTCTCAGCGCGGTGCTGGAGCCGCTGGCGCAGGCAGGCCTCGATCTCCACGCGGTGATGAAGCGCTGCATCCCCGGCAAGGGAGAGCGCGCCACGGTGGAGATCCTCCCCGGCTCCGGCCGGCGGGCGACGGCGCTCGCACGCGCGGCGGGATTCAGCCAGTCGCCCACCGAGGCCCTCCTCGTAGAAGGGATCAACCGGCCCGGGCTCGCCTACGCCGTGGCCAACAGCATCGCCTGGGCCGGCATCAGCCTGCGGTTCCTCTCGGCGCAGATCGCCGGCGAACAGTACTCCGCGCTCCTCGGATTCCGGACGCCGGCGGAGCGCAGGAAGGGCGCGTCGCTGATTCGCCGCGTGGCGAACGATACGGAAGCGGCCGCGTCCGGGGAAGCGGCGCCGCGATGAGCGTGCGCATCGTCCTGGTCGGCTACGGCCGGATGGGCAAGGCCATAGACGCGCTGAGCGCCGACTACGGCTGCGAGGTCGTCGAGCGCCTCGACGTCCACAACAACCTCCACGGCGAGGGCATCGACTCGCCGGCGCTGCCCGACGCCGACGTGGCGATCGAATTCTCGCTGGCCGATTCGGTCGGTTCCAACGTCTCGAAGCTGGCCGCGCGCGGCATCGACGTCGTCATCGGCACCACCGGTTGGGAGGCGCAGGAAGCAGAGACCAGGCGGATCGCAGCCGAGGCGGGGATCGGCGTGGTGCACGCCGCGAACTTCTCGCTCGGCGTCAATCTCTTCCAGGCCGTGGTCGAGCGGAGCGCGGCGCTGTTCGCCCGCTACGAGGACTTCGGGAGCTGGATCCACGAGGCGCACCACGACGCCAAGCAGGACGCGCCCTCGGGCACCGCAATTGCCCTGCGGAACGCGATGCAGGCGGCGGGGTACACGCGGAACATCGACGTTTCGTCGACGCGCGCGGGCCGGATGCCCGGCATGCACACCGTCGGGTACGATGGTCCGTTCGACACCATCACCTTGACCCACGCGGCCCGCGACCGGGCGACGTTCGCGCGGGGCGCGCTGGAAGCGGCGCGCTGGGTGCGCGGCAGGCGCGGCTGGTTCTCGATGCGCGACGTGCTCGGCATCGACTGATTCGCGGGGGGCGCCATGCAGACACGCTGGGCGGGATGCGGCACGGCCCTCGTCACGCCGTTCACGGCGAGCGGCGCCGTGGACGAGGCGGCGGTCAGGCGGCTGGCGCGGCGGCAGATCGACGGCGGCGTGCACTTCCTGGTCCCCTGCGGGACGACCGGAGAGAGCCCTACGCTTTCCCACGCGGAGAAGGTGCGCGTCGTCGAGCTCGTGGTCGATGAGGCCGGCGGCGCCGTGCCGGTGCTGGCGGGCGCGGGCGGCTACGACACGCGGGCCGCGATCGACCTCGTGCGCGACCTCGCGCGGGCCGGCGCAACCGGCATCCTCTCGGTCACGCCGTACTACAACAAGCCCACCCCGGAGGGGCTCTTCCGGCACTACACCGCCATTGCGAACAGCACCGACCTGCCGATCGTGCTGTACAACGTGCCGGGCCGGACCGCCTGCAACATCGCCCCGGCCACGCTGCTGCGGCTCGTGGAGATCGCCAACATCGTCGGCGTGAAGGAGGCCTCCGGCGACCTCGGACAGATTTGCGAGATCTGCCGCACGGTGCCGGACGACTTCTGCGTGCTCTCCGGCGACGACGCGTTCACGCTCGCGGTGATGGCTCTGGGCGGCACGGGGGTGATCTCGGTGACCTCGAACGAGGCGCCGGACGCCATGGCGGCGCTCGTCGATCAGGCGGCGGCGGGCGACTTCACGGCCGCGCGCGCGACCCACGAGCGGCTGCTGCCGCTGATGCAGGTGAACTTCGTCGAGTCGAATCCGATCCCGGTCAAGGCCGCGATGGCCGAGCTCGGGCTCCTCGACCTGCACTACCGTCTGCCCATGGCCCCGCCGGCGCCCGCCGCGCGCGCGCGCATCGCCGAGGTGCTGGCGGCGACCGGGCTGTCGAGAGCGGCTGGTTCACCGGCGCGGCAGGCCTCGCCGGCATGAGATCCCGTGTCTCCGAGCCGGCGGCCACGCCCTGAACACGTCGCCCCAGGCGGAGATTGATACCGAGTCGAAACGCACATGGAACTCGCCGAGCGCATTCAGCAACTCCATGCCCGGGCGGCCGAGGCCGACCGGGAAGAAGCCCGCGCCGCGTTCGCGGCGCTCAGGAGAGAGCTCGCGGCGGGCCGCGTGCGCGCCGCCGAGCCGGATCCGTCGTCGCCGACCGGCTGGCGCGTCAACGCCTGGGTCAAGCAGGGCATCCTGGTCGGATTCCGCTGCGGCGACGTCGTGGCGTTCGACTCCCCGAGCGCCGACTCGCCCTGGCTGGACAAGGACACCTTGCCGCTTCGCCCCCTCTCGACCGGGTCGAACGTGCGGCTCGTACCGGGCGGCTCCTCGGTGCGCGACGGGGCCTTTCTCGGCCGCGGGGTCATCTGCATGCCGCCGATGTACATCAACATCGGCGCCTACGTGGGTGACGGCAGCCTGATCGATTCCCACGCCCTGGTCGGATCCTGCGCGCAGGTCGGCAGCGGCGTCCACGTCAGCGCCGGAGCCCAGATCGGCGGCGTGCTCGAGCCGGTCGGCGCCCTGCCGGTGATCGTGGAGGACGACGCGCTGGTGGGCGGCAACACCGGCCTCTACGAGGGCGCCGTCGTCAAGCGCCGGGCGGTCATCGGCGCCGGCACCGTGCTGACCGGCTCCACCCCGATCTACGATCTGCCGCGGGGACGCATCATCCGGCCGGCCGCGGGCGAGCCGACGGTCGTGCCGGAGGGTGCGGTCGTCGTCCCCGGGGCGCGCGCCGTCACCAGTGGCGCGGGGCCCGACTGGGGGCTGTCGCTCGCCACACCGGTCATCGTCAAGTACCGCGACGACCGCACCGACACACGCACGGAGCTCGAAACATGGATCCGCTAGCCGCCCCGATCGTCGACCTCGCCCGCACCCTCATCGATATCGACTCGACCAGCGGCGGGGAAGCCGCGGTGACAACGTGGCTCGCCCGCGACCTGCGCGAGCGGGGATACCAGGTCACCGAGCAGCCGGTGGTCGACGACCGGGTCAACGTCATCGCCACCGTCGGCGCGACCGAGCCGGAAACCGTCTATTCGACCCACATCGACTGCGTGCCGCCCCACTTTCCGAGCCGGTTGGAGGGCGATACGCTCTACGGGCGCGGCGCCTGCGACGCCAAGGGAATCCTGGCCGCCCAGATCATGGCCCTCGATCGGCTCCGCGAGTCGGGCGAGAATCGCGTGGGCCTGCTCGTCGTGGTCGGCGAGGAGAACGGCAGCCACGGCGCCCGCGCCGCAAACCGGCTCTCGAACCGCTCGCGCTACCTGATCAACGGCGAACCCACCGACAACCGCCTCGGCGCCGCCACCAAGGGCGCCTACCGGGTCCGCCTGTCGGCCACCGGCCGTGCCGTCCATTCGGCGTACCCGGAGTTGGGAGACTCCGCCGTCGAGAAGCTCCTCGACGCCCTGGTCGCCCTCCGCGACCTCGAGCTGCCGGTCGATCCCGTGCTCGGCGCGACCACCTACACGGTCGGTGTCCTGTCGGGCGGCGTGGCCCCCAACGTCGTCCCTCCCGTGGCCGAAGCCGACGTCAACTTCCGGACGGTCGAGCCGGCGGCACGCGTTCGCGAGCGGCTCGATGCGTCGATGCCCGGCTCGGTGTCGATCGACGACGTCATGATCGTCCCGCCCGTCCGACTGACGACCCTGCCGGGGTTCGAGACCGCCCCCTTCTCGTTCACCACCGACATCCCGTTCCTGACGTCGTGGGGGAAGCCCCTGCTGGTAGGGCCGGGCTCGATCCACGTGGCGCACACGGCGGAGGAGCATGTCAGGATCGACGAGCTGGTCGAGTCGGTCGATCTGTACGAGAAGTTGGCGCGGGACCTGCTGGCCGCCGAGAGCTGACGGCCCTACCGGCGGCCGCTAACCGCTACCGTCGCTCCGGATCGTCGGGGCACCCGCGTTGCGGTCCTGCCAACCCGTGATGCGGCCTTCCAGGTGCGCCAGTCGTTCGCCCAAGGTCCGGATCTCGCGAACGATCCACAGCGCGGCGGCGAGAATCATCGCCGGCGTGACCCAGGGCGGCCATTCCATCGACCAAGTATAGTGCTTGCAGTTACCGCGGGGCCACATCCGCGTTCGATCCACTCCGACCGTCGCCACCTCCACGGCGACCGGAGGACGGGTTACTGGTGAACATCGAAGCCGCTACCGGCGCACTACCTCCGCATCGAGGATCTCCACCCTGTCGACCGGCGTCTCCCCTTCCGTCGGCACCGCTTCGATCCGCGCCACGACGTCGAGCCCCTCGACGACGACGCCGAACACGGTGTAGACGCCGTCGAGCGCCGGGGCCGCGGAGGTCACGATGAAGAACGACGTAGACGCGCTGGCCGGATCGTCGAGGCGCGCCATGGACACGATGCCCCGCACGTGCCGCGTGTCGTTGAACTCCGGCTGCATGTTCTGCACGAAGCGCTGCTGGCGGTCGGTGAGCGGCTCGCGGCGGGTCGGCAGGTGGCCGCTCTGGATGACGAAGCCGGGCACCACCCGGTGGAACGAAATGCCGTCGTAGACGCCCGAGTCGACCAGCCGCAGGAAGTTGCGGACGTGGTTCGGGGCGCGGTCCGGATACATGTCGATCGCGATGCGGCCGTGGGTGGTGTTCAGGACCGCTCGGAAGGCGGCGAGCTCGGCGTCGGTCTCGGTCGTGAACGGCGGGATTTCCGGCGGGGGCTTGTCGCGGATCGTCACCCGGTGCACGGCGACCCGCTCGGCGGCGCGGCCCGCGGCGTCGACCGGCGTCCGGGAGATGCGGGTGACGACATCCATCCCGTCGGCCACCTGGCCCCAGATGGTGTGCTGCCCGTCGAGCCCCGGCTGGTCGACGACGCAGATGAAGAACTGCGAGCCGCCGCTGCCCGGCTGTGCGGGAACCAGCACCGCCGAGACCGTGCCCCGCACGTGCCGGGCGTCGCTGAACTCGGCGTCGACGAGGCCGAGACCGCCCTGGCCGTACTCCGCGGCGCGTTCCGGATCGGCCGTGAACGGGTCGCCGCCCTGGACGATGCCGTTGGCCACCATGCGGTGGAAGGTGGTGCCGTCGAAGTGCCCGTCCCCGGCGAGCTGCATCACCAGACCGACGTGGTTGGGAGCCAGATCCGGCCGCAGATCGATGGCGATCGTGCCGCGATCGGTCTCGAAGACCGCCTGCTTGCCGCTCATCTCCTCGAGCGTGAGCGGGGTGACGAAGGGCTCGCCGGCCTGAGCGGCCAGCGCCGGCGCAGACAGCCACCCCAGCACGGGGACCGCCGCCAGCCAGACGAGTCGATGGAATCCGCGGCGGGCGCCCCGCCGCACTCGAAGCAACGCACCAAGTTTCATCTGCACACCTCGCCCTGATCTAATAGCATGATCGGATGCCTCTGCTGAGCGAACCCGAACCAGTACCCCGTTCGGGCCGGGGATGGCTGTTCCTGCTCGTCGCGCTGGCCTTGGCCGCCGGCGCAGGCTACTACCTGTACCAGTCGGGGATTCTGACACCGTCCGAGGACGCCGACCGCCGCGTGGCCGCCGACGCGCCGGCCTCGTCCCGGCCCGCCCCGGCGGCACCGGTGGCGCCGGAGCCCGAACCGGCCGCGGGGGGGGGGGGGGGGGCGGGGGGCGGCCGCGCCCCCCCCCCCCCCCGCCCCGCCCCCCCCCCCCCCCCCCCCCACCCCCCCCCCCCCCCCCCCCCCCCCCCGCGCCCCCCGGGGCGCCCCCCCCCCCCAACCCCCCCGCGGCGCGGGCCCCCCCCGGGGGCCCCGCCCCGGCGCCGGAACCCGAGCCCGAGCCGGAGCCCGCAGCGGCGCCCCCGCCTTCCATCGGGTTGCGCGTCACCAGCGACGTGGACGGCGCCGAGGTGTTCATCGACCGCCGTTATGCCGGCACGACGCCGTTCGAATCGTACGACGTCGAGCCCGGACGCCACCGCATCAACGTCTCGGCTCCCGGCTACGAAGGCCATGCCGAGGACGTGGAGATCACCGACCGGCTGACGAACATCGACGTGCGCTTCCGGCAGGTCCGGCTGGACCAGCGCATCCGGGTCGTCCACAAGCACCGCTTCGGCGACTGCGAGGGCCACCTGGTGGCCACGACGCGCGGGATCGCCTACGAGACCGACGACGACGACGCGTTCGAGGTCCGCCTGGACGGTCTCGAGGAGTTCGCGGTCGACTACATGGCGCACAACCTGCGGCTCAAGGTGCGGGGTGGAAGGACCTACAACTTCACGGACGGCGAGGAGAACGCCGACGCCCTGTTCGTGTTCCACCGGGCGGTGGAGGAAGCCAGGGACCGGCTCGCCCGCGGGGAGTCGCCGGCAGCTCCATGAGCCCGAGGCCGCCCGCCCGCTGCCCGTGGGGCGCGTCCGACCCGCTCTACGTCCCCTATCACGACGAGGAGTGGGGGGTGCCGCTGCACGACGACCGGCGCCTCTTCGAGATGCTGGTGCTGGAGGGCGCGCAGGCAGGCCTGAGCTGGCTGACGATTCTTCGCCGGCGGGAAGGCTATCGCCGCGCCTTCGACTGCTTCGACCCGCGGGCGGTGGCCCGCTACGATGCACGCGACGTCGAGCGCCTGCTGGCCGACGGCGGGATCATCCGGAACCGGTTGAAGATCGACTCGGCCATCAACAACGCCCGCGCGTTCCTGGCCGTGCAGGAGGAGTTCGGCAGCTTCGACCGCTACGTCTGGGGTTTCGTCGACGGCCGCCCGACCCAGAACGCCTGGACGACGCTGGAGGAAGTGCCGGCGCAGACGCCGGTATCGAACGCGATGAGCAGGGACCTGAGGAAACGGGGCTTCACCTTCGTCGGCCCCACCATCTGCTACGCCCACATGCAGGCCACCGGCATGGTCAACGACCACCTGGTGGGCTGCTTCCGTCATCGCGAGGTCCGGCTGCTGCCCTGAGCGCCGGTCGAGCTCGACGCGGGCGCCGGGAAACCCGGGCGTTCACGGCGGGCTCGCGGTGACCGCACGGATGCGCTGCAGGGCTATCGCCGCGGCGTGCACCACGTTCAACGAATCGACGGCCGGCTCGATGTCGATCCTGACCCGCTCGTCGCACAGATCGAGCGCGTCCCGGCTGACGCCGTCGCCCTCGTTGCCGAGCAGCAGAGCGAGCCCGGCAGCGGAGCCGCGCCCGCGGCGCACGAACGCCTCGATCTCGGTCGCCGGTTCCAGCGGCGTCAGAGCGACCACGCGCGCTCCATCGTCCCGGACCCGCGCCAGCACGCCGGGCCAATCGCCCGCCACCCGAAACGGGAGCTGCAGGGTCGTTCCCATCGACGTCCGGATCGCCTTGCGGTAGAGCGGGTCCGCGCAGGTCGGCGACAGCACCACCCCGGCCGCGCCGAACGCGGCCGCGTTGCGGAAGATCGAGCCGACGTTGTCCGGGTCGGATACGCCCTCGAGCACGACGAGCGGACGTCCCGGCGCGGCGCGCGGAAGCCCGGCGCCGTGTGTCCCGGGCCTCGGACGCTCTCCCAGGGCCAGGCAACCACGATGGAACCGGAAGCCGGTCACGAGCCGCAACTGCGCGGCGTCGGCGACGTAGACGTCGGGCCGGCGTTCGTCGCCGCAGGCCGCCAGGGCCGGCGCCAGCCCATCCAGCGCGCCGTCGATGACCCGCAGCGACCGCGCGCGGAAGCGCGACGCCAGCAGGCGCTCGACCGCCAGCCGCCCCTCTGCAACGAAGAGCCCGCGATCACGCATCAGCGCCGGGTCAGAGACGATGCGGAAGTCGTCCAGGCGGGGATCGTCGACGGCGGCGACCCGGATGCGATGGATCGGCACGGCTACGCCGACCGCACCACCTGCCGCCGGCTGCGGTGCCGGTCGAGCACCTCCAGGCCGATGCGCTTGCTCAGATAGACCTTCGACTCGCGGCTGTCGGCGGCGTCCGGCTCGAACTTGATCACGTTGAACTCGAACTGGTCCAGGGTGCTGCGCATGTCGTAGAAGCAGTTCTTCGTCTTGACGACGATCTCGCTGAACCCGTTGTCGTGGGCCCACGCCTCCTGCTCTTCGGTAAGGGCCCGGAAGAACCCGCGCCCCCGCCAGTCGCGGCGCGTCCCGCCGAGCCAGTTGTAGAGCACCTTGCGATCCTGGAACTCGACGGTCGGCTGGAGCCGGGCCACCAGATCGGCCAGCTTCGGCTCCGTCTCGTGGATGCGGATCTCGTGCGAGACCTTGTAGGCAACCGGCACCACCGTGCCGGGATCGTCGGGCAGGGGCGCCTCGGCCATCAGGATCTGGTGATCGCGCTCGTCCAGCCGCCGAACCACCTCGGTAGCCGTCTTCCTGCTCGGGAACTCGCCGAAGTACTCCTCGATGTACTCGATTTCCAGTGCGCCCTGCTGCAACCCGTACTCGCGGATCCGGTACTCCATGGTGATTGGCGCGAGCATCATACACTGCGCACATGCCGGAGCTTCCCGATGTGGAGGTCTACGTCGAGTGCCTCGCGGCGCGCCTCGTCGGAGAGCGGATCGAGCGTGTCCGGCTGCTGCGTCCGTTCGTTCTCCGCTCCGTCGCGCCGCCCCTCGACGCCGTGGAAGGACGGACCGTCCGCACCGTCGAGCGCCTCGGCAAACGCGTCGTCATCGGCCTGTCCGGCGAGCTGTTCCTCGTTCTGCACCTGATGATCGCCGGCCGCCTGCGGTGGCGCGACCGCGGGACGCGGATCCCGCGCAAGCTCGGCCTGGCCGCGTTCGACTTCTCCAGCGGCACCCTGCTGCTGACCGAGGCCGGTTCCATCAAGCGCGCCGCGCTGCACCTGGTTGCGGGGCGCGCCGGCCTGTGCGAGCACGATCGCGGCGGCATCGAGGTGCTCGCCTGCGATCCCGGCGCCTTCCGGGATGCGCTCGTGCGCGAGAACCACACGCTCAAGCGGAGCCTGACCGACCCGCGCCTCTTCTCCGGCATCGGCAACGCCTACTCCGACGAGATTCTGCACGCCGCCGGCCTCTCGCCGGTCAAGCTGACGCACCGCCTGACGGCGGCGGAGATCGCCCGGCTGCACGAAGCGGCGCGGACGACCCTGCGGGCCTGGACGGAGCGGCTGCGGCGGGAAACCGGCGACCGGTTCCCGGAACAGGTGACGGCGTTCCATCCCGAAATGGCCGTCCACGGCCGCTACGGCAAGCCGTGCCCGACGTGCGGGTCGCCCGTGCAGCGCATCGCCTACGCGAGCAACGAGTCGAACTACTGCCCCGCCTGCCAGACCGGCGGCAAGCTGCTCGCCGACCGCGCGATGTCCAGGCTGCTCAGGGGTGACTGGCCCCGGTCGCTCGACGAGTGGGACGCGATGAAGGAAGAACGCAGCGTTTCCCGCCCCGCGGCTGATCCGCAGCAACGCGAACGTGCCGGGAACTGAACGTAGCAGGCGATCCGCGTCCGGACGCAGCGCAATCGTAACCACCGATCCCCGCCGCCACGACGGTGCGCCGCGGGCGTCCGAGCGCGGCCGCCGTCAAGGAGCCACGCCACGGAACAAGGCGGCCGCCGTGCCCAACGCCTCCCGGTCGCCCACCAGGATCGCGGTATCGCCCGGCGCGTAGCGGAAGGCGTCGTCGCGGCGGTAGATCGGCGCGCCGTCTCGCACCACGGCCACCTGGATGGCGCCCGTCCGTCGACGGAGGTCCAGCGTCCGCGCGTTCTCGCCGATGGCCGGCGAGCCGTCCTCGACCTCGACCAGCTCGAGCGCGTCGTGGATGCCGAGG
This genomic window contains:
- a CDS encoding RNA methyltransferase; the encoded protein is MCAVYDARANHHGVPDPRVRVAAGRTGNRVHRGVLRRVPEQEDGYRGGSAAGRARSPDPDGRGAPARRSRHGGAGCLQGLARDPHPRDGAEAGRSGGPAPADRRVPGSQGALQLARRDAPRLAGARVLPGPYRRAGGVGPRQRVQRDRRQDEELLLRHAQHPGPVRVQRDQVRAGRRRQPRVEGLSEQAHRPGGARPAPQPAAGGAVGVAVPIHRIRVAAVDDPRLDDFRIVSDPALMRDRGLFVAEGRLAVERLLASRFRARSLRVIDGALDGLAPALAACGDERRPDVYVADAAQLRLVTGFRFHRGCLALGERPRPGTHGAGLPRAAPGRPLVVLEGVSDPDNVGSIFRNAAAFGAAGVVLSPTCADPLYRKAIRTSMGTTLQLPFRVAGDWPGVLARVRDDGARVVALTPLEPATEIEAFVRRGRGSAAGLALLLGNEGDGVSRDALDLCDERVRIDIEPAVDSLNVVHAAAIALQRIRAVTASPP
- a CDS encoding formamidopyrimidine-DNA glycosylase, with the translated sequence MPELPDVEVYVECLAARLVGERIERVRLLRPFVLRSVAPPLDAVEGRTVRTVERLGKRVVIGLSGELFLVLHLMIAGRLRWRDRGTRIPRKLGLAAFDFSSGTLLLTEAGSIKRAALHLVAGRAGLCEHDRGGIEVLACDPGAFRDALVRENHTLKRSLTDPRLFSGIGNAYSDEILHAAGLSPVKLTHRLTAAEIARLHEAARTTLRAWTERLRRETGDRFPEQVTAFHPEMAVHGRYGKPCPTCGSPVQRIAYASNESNYCPACQTGGKLLADRAMSRLLRGDWPRSLDEWDAMKEERSVSRPAADPQQRERAGN